From Bradyrhizobium sp. sBnM-33:
AAGGCGCGCGTGACGTCCGCATCCATCCCGATGGCGAGCACGGAAAGCAGTTCGATTTCACGAGCTGGCTGGGGCGGCAAGCGTTCACCAAGGTCTCCAGCCTCGGTAGCACCGCCTATGGCGGGGTCTATCGCAATCCGGCGGACCAGACGATCACCATCAACCCGAAGTCCGGGCTCGGTGATGTCGTCGCGGCTGTCGGAGACCATGTCATTGCGGCCGAATGCAAGGGTGAAGCTCAGCCGCTACATCGCCGTTGTCCTGTCGAAAAAGTCGATTGGGGCGCCTTGGGTGAAGAAGGAGCTCGACGTGGCGATGAACCGCGAGATCGCCAGCGGCGAGGTGGTCGTGCTGCCGCTGCTCTACGAAGAATGTGAGTTGCCGGAGTTCCTGAAAGGCAAGCTCTACGCCGATTTCTCCACGCCCGAGGAGTACGAGGCGGTTCTCGGCAAGCTTTTGCGGCGGCTCACGGTCTGCTCGATAAGGGCGCGCCCTTGTCTAGGAGGAACGGACGGGTCCGAGGGGATATCTTGGGCTTGAAAAGATGTCAGAAAACTGCGTATATTTCTGACAGGAGATGGCCATGCAACGGTTAACCGAACAGATTCTTGCGCATGCCAAAGGACTGCCGGAAGGCACTCCCTTGGCGGCTAAGAGCTTGCTTCACCTCGGTAATCGCACCGCGGTGGATCAGGCCTTGTCGCGGCTGACCGAGCGGGGCCACCTGATCCGGGCCGGTCGGGGCGTTTATCTCCGTCCCATCACGAGCCGATTCGGTACGAGGGCTCCATCAGTCCAGCAGGCGGTCGAGGCGCTCGCCAACCAGCGCGGCGAAGTCATCGTCCCGAGCGGGGCGGCGGCGGCCAACACCCTCGGCCTGACGACCCAGGTGCCGGTTCGGTCGGTCTATCTGACCTCCGGCCGCAGCCGAACGATGAATCTCGGCAAGCAGGTCGTTGAACTTCGTCATGCTCCGCGCTGGCAACTCGCCCTGGCCTATAAGCCGGCTGGCGAGGCAGTGCGGGCGCTGGCCTGGCTCGGGCCGGAGAAGGCAGAAGCCGCATTGAAAACACTGAAGCGGAAGCTCCCGCCGTCCACCTTCAGCGAACTGGTCGCGGCAGCGCCGCAGCTTCCGACCTGGCTGGCGCGCAGTGTGGGAAAGGCGGCGCATGGCTGACGCCTTTCTCCACCTCCCGGTGGCCGATCGCCACGAGGCGCTGAGCGTCGCGGCCGACCAGTCGGGACGACCAGCGCACCTTCTCGAGAAGGATGTGTGGGTCGTCTGGTCGCTCGCCACGCTCTACGGATCGGCGCTCGGCGAGCATCTGGTGTTCAAGGGCGGCACATCGCTGTCGAAGGCCTATGGAGTCATCCGGCGTTTTTCCGAGGACGTCGACCTGACCTACGACATCCGGGCAATTGCGCCGGATCTGGTGGGCGACAACGGCGAGGCGTTGCCGAAAACGCGCAGCGAGGAGAAGCGCTGGTCGAGTGAGGTGCGCAAGCGTTTGCCGGAGTGGGTGGCGGGAACCGCACAGCCGGTCATCGCGGACGCGCTGGCCGCGGAGGCGTTGCCTGCCACGATCTGGGTCGAGCGCGAGAAGCTGTTCATCGACTATGAGGCGATTGCCGCAGGCTCTGGCTACGGGGCGCCAAGCGTGATGCTCGAATTCGGCGCGCGATCGACGGGCGAGCCGGCAAGCCTGCGGGACATTACCTGCGACGCATCGGCCTGGTCGAAGGCGTGGTCTTCCCAATGGCCCGGCCCCGCGTGATGCATGCCGAGCGAACCTTCTGGGAAAAGGCGACGGCGATCCACGTCTTCTGTCTGCAGGAGCGGCTCCGCGGCGATCGCTTCGCACGACACTGGCACGATGTCGTGCGGCTGGATCAGGCCGGTCTTGCGGATGCGGCTTTCGCGGATCGGGAGTTGGCGAACGCTGTCGCGCGCCACAAGGGCATGTTCTTCGCCGAGAAGGCCGCCGACCGCAGTCCGATCGATTACGTGGCGGCCGTAAACGGCGGTTTGCAGATCGTGCCGGGCGGCGATGCCTCCAAGGTGCTGCAGGAAGACTATGGCCGCATGGTCGAGGACGGGTTGCTCTTGGAAGATGCCGAACCCTTCGAGAGTCTGATGGAGCGCTGCGCCGATATCGCCGCGCGGGCCAACCGCGCGGGCGCATAGAGGGGCAGGCGAATGCTCAGTCGGGGATCGGAGTGGCGGCGGTGGGAGCCGCATATTCATGCACCGGGCACGGTGATGAACAACCAGTTCAGCGGTCCCACAGCGTGGAGTGACTATCTCACCGCGCTGGAGCGGGCCATGCCGGTCATCGAGGCGATCGCCGTGACCGACTATTACGTGACTGATACCTACGAAGAGGTGCTGAAGCACAAAGCGGTTGGCCGACGGCACCAAGATCAAGGCGAACGCGTCCAAGCACAAGGCGATGAGCTATGATCGCATGAAGAAGCGGGAAGCGGAGCTTGCAGCGGAGGTCGACCGCTGGCTCAAGGCGGCGGAGGCCGCCGATGCGCAGGAGGATAAGCTCTACGGCGACAAGCGCGGCGACGAGATGCCCGATTGGGTGGCCGACAAGCAGAAGCGGCTTGAGAAGATCCGCGAGGCCAAGGCCGCGCTGGAGGCCGAAGCCAAGGCCGCAGCCGAGGCGGAGCGCAAGGCGCGGGCCGAAGCCGAGGAGCGCCGGATCGCCGAAGGCGGCAAAAAGAACGGCAAGACGTCCGCGCCGCCGAACACGGAGCCCGACGGCAAGGCGCAACGCAATTTCACCGACCCGGAAAGCCGCATCTTGAAGACCAAGGACGGTTACATCCAGGGCTACAACGCCCAGGCCGCGGTCGATGGTGCCCATCAGATCATCGTGGCGCAGACGCTGACCAGTTCCTCGAGCGATCAGGCGCAACTGGCGCCGTTGCTCGACGGGATCAGGGCTAATCTGGGGACCAATCCCGACGAAGTGTCGGCCGACGCCGGCTACTGCTCCGCCGCCAATCTTCGCGCGATCAAACGGCGGCGCATTGAGGGCTACATCGCCAACCGGAAGGCAGAAGCACGGCACCAAGTCCGCCACCGCGGAAAAGCCTTCAAGAGCCGGCTCGCTGATCGCCAAGATGAGCACCAAGCTCAAGCGCGCCGGCTACCGAAGTCGCTACCGCTTGCGTAAGCAGATCGTCGAACCCGTGTTCGGACAGATCAAACAGGCAAGAGGGTTCAGGCAATTCCTGCTGCGCGGCATCGACAAAGTGAAGCCCGAATGGGCCCTGATTTGCACCGCTCACAACCTCGTCAAGCTGGCGAGGGCCGCATGAGCCGCTATCATTCGGATAAAACTGGCTTCCCGATGCTAACTGGACAGGCTCCTAGCTGACGATTCACCGTTTGAGGAATTCTCGCCAGAAGGCTTCGAAGACGAGCAAGCGACATTGGCGGAAATCGAAAGACGCACTGTTGTCCGATTTAGTGCGACGTTGAAAGCGGCCGACGTCATGAATGACCGGCCCGTGCAAGAGGAGGAACTTATGCCCCTCTCGTCGAATCGCCTGCCCTGATCATTCGCTGCTCAGACACGTTGATCCTCCTTCTCGTCGTCAGTAGTGGCTGGATTGGCATTCCTGCGTTCTTCGGCGAGCCGAACGGGATCGTGTGAACGTTTGTTCAGCGCTCGAACATCATCGCGGCGCGCTTCGACGTAACGCCGGATCCCGTTGCAATTATCGATGGGATCGCAAGATGTCTACTTGAGCACGCCGCAGATCTCCTTGAGGATTGCGCAGTGTTGCTTAATCTAGTGGCTTGTCGGCGCCGACATTAAGCGCTCTTCGGATCGGGCGATGAGCAGATCCTGTCAGGCGGGGCTCGTCTCTTCTTCGCGCTTCTGCGCCTTGACGCGCTTTAACAGGTCGGAAACAGATTCGCCGAGCAGGTAGCGTCCATTCCGCTCGCGTTTGAAGTAGCGGTCGGTGACGAGCTTTATTAAGCTCGGATTTGCTGTCTCTTGCGATGCCCGCAGAGTCTCTCGACGAAACGCCGCTATTTGTAACGTCCATTTAGGTTTCGAGTCCCTGGTTGAGATGCAAATGCAGCCGAAGAGTGTCGCGTCTAAAACATTCAGACGATGCGGTGGCGCGAGGCTCGCGCGCGATTTGATCTTATGCCAAAACGCTGCAATGTATGTAAGAGTTGCCGATACCGAGCGCTGGGTAAAATAAAGGCGCCACTGTCAGTGGTGCAGCCGCGTCCACATGAGCTTGCGAATTTCCCGCTCTGCTCGCGCGAAGTTGCCGATGTTGAAGTGAGTGCGCCGATACGCAGCAGCGCGTTCCGCTCGCGACCCCATGATGCGGGGTCTCTCGCGCTTGTACATCTCGTCGCGTGCTTGGCTGAGTGCGCCGCGCACGGCATGTCGGAGTTCCCCTTTGATTCGAGGGAATGTGGTTGCGGTGGGCCGAAAGCTAGTTAGCAGTTGCAGCGCGCGAGCCTTGATCTCCTCAAAATACGGACTAACGCGCACTTACGGTTCTCCTTTAGCGATGCTGCTGCTGCATCTATGCTCCTGATAGCCCGGTTAATGGCATCGATATGGCAATCAGACCTCTGTGGACGAAAAGAGCAGTCGCGCTGGCAGCTTGCCCATCACGCATTCTGCGCAGCGCAGCTCAGGGTTGCTCGGAGGTCACAAGCACGTCGTCAAAGTGATTACGGGACCGAGGTGTCGAGTTGGCAACAAGCCCCGCGGGACAGCATTTATGGGCGCCTGGCGGGCCGGTCCCAGCAGCCGCACGCCTGCAGCTATGCCTCGGTCAACGCGTGCGCGATATATGCAATTAGGTCCGACGGATGTTCGATGCTGATCGATAGCCGGATGGTGGAGTCGAGGACGCCGATTTTTCCCGGATGTGAGTCGTAACACCTGAGTGCGTCATGCTTGCGGGTAGGCTGGCAAGCGACTCGGTACCGCCCAGGCTCACTGCCAGCTTGACGAGTTTCAACGCGTTCCGAAATTTGTATGCGGCGGCTTTTCCGTCGACAGTATCGAACGAAAATGTGGAACCTGTGCCAGTGCATTGCTTCGCGAATAGCCAGCCCGCGGCCCGTCTGCCTCGTGGTGAGCGAGGCCACTTTTTCGTAGTCGCGCAGGTATTGCGCTACGAGATGCGCATTTCTATCGGCTTTTCCATGCGAAGGCTCAGTGTTTCGAGCGAGCGGCTGATCATCCAGCAGGAATGCGGGTCCAGTTGGGTGCGGGTGGCGCCTCGCGGCGCTTTGACGTCCTTCATGAGGGCTCTTGACCCGAGCGCAGCGCCAGCGATCAGGTCTGAATGACCGCGACATATTGGTCAGCGAATACAAAGTGAAATCCGCACCATGTTCGATCGGTCGCAGGAACACTGGCCCTAGCAATGTGTTATCGCACGCGACGATTGGCGTGTGCCCCTGGGCGCGGCCGGTCATCTCTGCGACGCGGCGGACCATCGCAATATCGACAAGCCCATCGGTTGGGTTTGCCAGAGTTTCGATGAAAATCATTGGAACCCTGCCTTTGTGTATCGCGTCCCCCGTCGCCAGCCTGACTCCGGTCTCGTCGAGGCCGTCGGCAAAGCCGACGGCACCGAATCGAAAGGCCCGCAAGCGTCTTCACAAGCGACGCTTCCGGTGCACCGTAGAGTGGGTTGAGAGTGCAGAATCACGTCGCCAGGGCTTGCCGAACGCGAGGATCGTCGTCGCAATCACCGCCATGCCGGATGGTGCGCAATTCTCGATGCGCTCGTAGACGGAAATCCCGTCCTCGACAATTTCGCTGTTGGGGTGATTGAACCGCGAATAAACCAGGCCTGCGTCCCATTCCCTCGGGAGGCTCGCGCCGATCTGAGACGAAATCGAAAGTCCATCCCGTCTTCTCGGCAGTCCGGAAAACGAAGGTCGAGGTCAGAAAGACTGGCGGTTTAGCCGCTTGCAATAATTGCGGATCGTAGCCGTAGTTCAGCATCTGCGTTTCGGATGCAGCATGTGATTGCCTATATGGGTCTTCAACGAAAAATGTTTCATCATGGCCTAAGCTTCGCTTTATAGATTCAAATCCTAGCCCTGCGCTAGCTGCCTTCCACGGTAGTGGGGCGAATTCCGCAACTTGCTGCGCGATATGCTGGAACGTCGTCAGCGGAGGCTCTAACAAATCAACGCTGTTTCACCAGACTCCACTTCTTGATCACCGCCTCGCTCATCTGCTCAGCGTCGGCACAGGCGATTTCATCGACCTTCACCGAAATCCTCTTGCCGACTAGTGGCTTCAGCTGACTGGCGTGCGCTTCGCCAGTTGTGAGCAGCTCAAACATTACCGGTCCGGTCTCTAGCTTGCACAGCGCGTGCGGCTCGGGCAGCCGGCGCGGCGCGGAGATGATATGGTAGGCGACCTTTTTGCCGTGCTTGGCATCGCGTATGCGAAACGCGTAGAGCTCGCCTAACAACACGTCGCCGGTGTTGATCGGCGCGCCCCCGTTCAGCCCCGCGTACGCAGGCTCCTCCGCGCCGGCGGCTCCAGGAAAGCTCGCCATCAGAATCAATGCAAGGGCAAAGCCCATGGCGAATCGGTCTTTCGTCATTAGTCAGTCCTCCGTAGGTGTGATTAGAAAAGCGTGAGCTGCCGGATCGCGGCAACAGCGCACCTCGTCGACCCATGGACGTCGTGGTGAGCAAACAGGAGCTGCTGATCGTGAGCGCATGCTGCCCGCCGACTATACGGGAAGGATCTAGGAGCGCTGCCACAACGTTTGATGTTGAAAGCCGGACGGGCAAATCATTGTCGGCCAAGTCCAGCCATGATTTCGGATTGGATTGCGGTTGCGGTGCACAGGGAAGCATCTAATGGCAGATTGCCAAATGCGAGTTGACAAAGAAGGTAATTCGCACCTGCCTCTTCAGGAGAACTTGTCGCACGGAAGCTGGCGTTCCGACGACGCACAATTCGCTCTCGATTGCCGCATCGAAGGTCAGCGGAAGGTGTGGTGGTGTAGGGATGGCATTGAGCTCGTAAAGGAACTTAAAGCTCTCGAGCCATTGTGCGTAAGCAGATGCCGCGAGCGAATAGGCATCTATCTCCGAACGCGCAATCACGACCATGCGAAGCAATCCAAGAAATGGCATTTGATCGTGAGCCTCGCCGTTGGGCTCTCGATGAGCGCGGAAGGCATCAGTAACTTTGCGTACAGCAGAGGAGGGGCCTACGCACGCGAGATTTGCGCCATTGGCAGCCGCCCAAGCTGCGGACTCGGGTCGATTTGTCGCAATCCATGTCGGCGGCCTTGGACGCTGATAAGTTTTTACCGTCAACGGAACGCTGTTTAGCTCAAAATGTTGACCTTGATAGGATAGCATGCCGCCTTTCATAGCGCTGATAAGGATTTCGCTTGCTTCTTCATAACGGCCTGGCGCCGCGTCAGCGCTGATGCCGTAGTAGCCCAATTCAAGCGGAAGAGAGCCGCGTCCGATACCCACCTCAAGCCGGCCACCGCTCAAGTGATCGAGCATACAGATCTCTTCAAACGCACGCAGGGGATGATAGAGGTTAAGCAGCATCACCAATGGCCCGATACGAAGTTGCCGTGTGCGCTGTGCGACGCTCGACAATAACAAATTTGGCGATGGACCTCTCCCATGCGGCGTACAGTGGTGTTCTGCCACGTGATATGCAAAGAAGCCGAGGCGGTCATACGCCTCTGCCAGGACGAGGCGATCTGCGTATTGTCGGGCGATGTCGCGGCCGTCCTCGTCTAAGTGATCGAAGATGCCGAACGTTAGTTTTGAAGAAAAGACGTCTTTCACTGGATTGTCTCCAATTGTAGGTGTGAAGGCAGGAAGTTCGCTTGTTTTCGGCATCTGAGCGGGTCAAAGACGCCGACGTCTCCTATCGTGGCCACACATTTTGTTCTCCTCTGCTTCGTCTTCACCGCTGATCACGAGACGATTGTCCGTCCCTCTTCGACGCCTCAGCATCCGTTGCCAAGGAGGATAGATCCGTTGCCACTGTTCGCGGCTCAGTCACAAACAGATCTTCGCCATTGGCAGCAACCGCTCTTAGCTCCGTCGTGATACGTTCGCCTGGGTAACGCAAAAAGCAGACTTTAGCGCGGCTCAACTGGCGATCTTTCTATCTTTAAGCTGTCAGAAATGTCACTGACGGCTCCCAGAAGCGCATCCATTTGCATTTTTGTCCCGATGCTGACGCGGATGCAATTTTCAAGACCGTTATCGGGAAGGAAGGCAACAAGTATTCTTTGCCTTTCCAAAGCGGCCTGCCACCATCCACCGTCGTGTCCTGCAGGCACATGCGCTAGCAAGAAGTTTGCGTGGGAGGGCGTTAGAGAAAATCCCAGTTGCGACAGTGAGGTCGCAACCCGCTGTCTTTCATGCCTGATGTGCCTATGGTTCTCTTCATAGACGGCGCGATGCGCAAGAATGCTGATGCCGACCGCGTGCCCGATTACATTCATGTTGAAGACGTTCTGGATGTTACGAAGCCTTCCAATAAGCTGCGGGTGGCCGAACCCGAAGCCGACGCGAACGCCAGCGGCGGCATAGCTTTTCGAAAGTGTTCTTAAGAGCAGAAGATTCGGATAACGGCTGAGGAGCCGCAGGCCATTATCAGGCGCAAAATCGACATACGCTTCATCCAACACGACGAGGCGGTCCGATTGTGCCAGGAGGCGTTCGATATCGGCGATAGGGATGAACGTTCCGGTCGGATTGTTCGGATTCGCCAACAGAATGAACTTGGCATCTTTTGCTGGCCCAAAGAGCAATTGCTCTATCGGCAACGACTGAGGTTCGTTACATCTGATTTCAAGCAGTTGAGCACCCTGCAACATAGCAAGTTTGCGATTGAACGAAAAACCTGGCGACAGCATTGCGACGCTGTCGCCCGGGGGCAAGAAATGCTCTGTAGATGAGCCCGAGAAGCTCAGATGATCCATTGCCGGCAATCACATGATCGATTGCGACGCCGTAGGTATTCGCGGCTGCTTCCCTCAGGCTAATGTTGTCATCTTCTGGATACAGATACTGCCGCTCAAGCGCCGCAATTGCACTTTGCCATACGATTGTTGGCAACGGAAATGGGTTCTCATTCGTGTTTAGTTTGACGTAATTAGCGGCCGACGCAGGCCGGCCGGACGGCAGCGCATCTAACTGTTTCGCTGCCTGCGAAAGAGAAGAGAGCACCTTTTGCAATTTGGCATCGGACATAGGTTTCTCCCGTTGAACCACGGAGGGCGCTTGCAGTTGTCAGCATGCCGGTCAGTCAGTCCGGTAGACGGCCTGAGGACAGAGTTCGAGTGTTTGTTGGGACAGCGAGCACGGCCGGCATCCAAAGTGCAGCAATCAGCCGCCTCGGTCACGGATTGGCATTGCCGTCATTTCTGAGTTGGCGGCAATATCACGCTGCGTTGGTCCAGGTACCAAATATTGGTCCGGATCGGTCTCAGATCGCACAGTGGAAGTTCGGCAAAGAGCTAAGCAAAAGTAACGCAGCGACATCGGCCGAGCTGTGCCGTTGGGCATAAACTCTTCCGTTGGCGCATCGGCGTCATCGGATAGCTCCACGAGCAGTACTGCGAGCGCGAGAAACGACGCGAGTACCGCGAGCGCGAGAACCGACCCGAGTAGCACGTCATGTCCGGAATTACGTTTCATCATTTCCATTACTTCGCTGAATATCTAGGCTCGTCTGCGGTCACAACGATGAGTTCTACTCGACGGTCTCGACAATGTTGTTATGCCACCGGTATACGACGAAGCCGGGAGCTGCATTGTCTCCTTTGGTATCGAACCGGACCGGCCCGATTACTGTTTGGGTTGGCTGCGAACGAAGCGCAGCTGCTACTCGCGGACCGTCGAAGGTACCGGCCCGCTTTACCGCGTCCGCCCATGCCTGGACGGCGGCATAGGCGTAGAGCGTGTAGCCTCCCGCTGACATGTTGGAAGACTTGAGCCTAGCTACGGCGTCCGCCGCTTGAGCATTCTTGGTGGAGTCGGGCATGAAGGTGAACAGTGTGCCGTTTGCTGCTTCGCCCGCGATCGCCGAAAAGTCGCTGGTCATCAATGGATCGTTCGCCATGATAGTCAGACCTGCGCCTGCTTCTGCGGCTTGACGCACAATCAAGCCGATCTCGTTGTAATAGCCGCCGATATAGGCGATCTGGATTCCGTCTCTTTTCATTCTTGAGACCAGGGCCGTGTAGTCCTTTTCGCCGGCCACATAGCTTTGCCGAATGACCTTTTCGCCCGCTTCCTGAAGGCGTGACTCAACGACGTCGGCAATGCCCTTGCCGGCGGTACTCTTGTCGTCAAGGACGGCAATGTTCTTGTTCGGATAATGTCGCAAGATGTATTCGGCCGCCACGAGTCCTTGTTGGTCGTCGCGGCCGCAGATCCGAAACACCGTCTTGAGACCACGCTCTGTTAGCTGAGGATTCGTTGAGCCAGGTGAAATCTGAATAAGTGCCGCTTCGGCGTAAACGTCGGAAGCGGGGATAGAGGAAGACGAACAAAAGTGGCCAACGACCAACTTGACTTGATCCATCGTCAGCCGATTGGCAACTGCGACGGCCTGCTTGGGATCGCACGCGTCATCGGCGACGCTCAATATGACCTTGATACCGGGAAGTAGGCCCGAAGCATTTAACGCATCGACAGCCGCAGTAGCACCGTCGCGCATCTGTACGCCAAACGCAGCAGTGCTTCCGGTCATCGGGCCGACCACGGCGATATTAACGTCGGCAGCTGGCGCGGTCGAAGCCAAAGCACAAGAGAGGAGTGCTGCACTTGCAGCTGTAGTAATTCGAGAAATTGGCACTTAGAGCTCCGGATGTTCGCTTGAGTTTGCTAACAGCTTGCCGTTCCTGCCCATGCGAGGGCATCGCTTGGTTATGAGATAAACGCCAGCTTTGGATGCCTCAAGGCAGCGCGTAAGCCGCGGCTGGCCGATGCCTCCGTACCTGCCGTGGCAGAGCGAAACAACCATTGCGGTCCCGCTATAGGAAAGATGTGGCGATAAGCAGTGAGATACCGCCGAACGCTGGCAATCTCGGCATTCCATCACGTCCGACGCGCTCCTGACGCTGCAATCGATCGAACACAGCAAACGGTTCGCATGTCCATCCCCGCGGCGGCGTTACGTATATGGAGTCTGCGGGTTCGTCGCCTGTATTCCATACTTTGTGAGGACCGGCGCCTGAGACGTCACATACCGAACTCGGACCGAGCTCCCGTTCCTGTCCGGCGGCGGCACCCCATCCGGCGTATTGAGCACCTTGACAATCCGCTCCTTGCGGAAGTGCTCGAGCCTTCTGACCGTCTCGTGGGGCGTGAGCCTAACAGCTTGAGACATTCGTAATCCTTAACTTAACCTTTGGAGCAGCAACCGACGTGCCAACGACATGATGTCGATTCGAATTGGGTTTGCAGCGAAGCGAGATCCGCGAAGTTTGCGATCCTTATCCGTGAGTGAGAGATAGATAAATCCGTCTTGTTCGTTTGTCGGACAAAGCCTCTCCTTGCGAGAAGCTCGACTACGTCGTAACGAACGCTGCGTCAGCATCCAGCACACCCGCGATCACCCCGACCGGCACGGCTCGCTCTGATCAAGCACTTGCAAGGCCACCATGATCATTCACTGCGTCCCGAATGTCGAAGCTCTCGCCCAGAAACTCTGAACGTACTGCAGGCCATGCGATCCTCCCGGCTAGGCGGAGTTGTCCCTAGGTCGTATTGCCAGGGACCGTGGTCACCTACCGTAGATCGTACAATCTGACGCCACGTACGATTCAAGCCCTTCGGGGGGCTCGTCTCATAAATGTGTCCAAAGTCATGTCTCGATGAAGGAGCGACGCTGCAAAACTTAGAGAAGAGCGCCACGAGTCCTCAACCATCTGACGCAAACCACAACCGGCGCGTTCCTGGCGCTAAAAACTCATATCATTCTCATCTAGATGGAGAACACGGCAGGGGTGCACGCATTATACGCGGCAGGTTCAGCGCAGTTCATCCGTTCAAGGCGGCAAGTGCGAGGTCGAGATATTGCATTAGGCAGGGATCCCAGCCAGCCATACTGCGTGGCGCGCTCAATCGCGCAAGAACTTTCAGTATCATTGAAACGGTCGAATCAGCTCCTGCGATTTCTGTGATCAGCAAGCGCGCTTTAAGCGCCACAGCATTTGCCCGTTCGCTGCAGGGATGCTCGCCCCGATCCACACAATCGCGCAGCTCGTCGCGGATCTTCCGCCACCGCTCCTCTCGATCTGAGTCCATGACGCATGTGCATGGGGGCGGCTGAGGGCGTTCTTCCTCAACCCGCAACATTGCATCCAGAGTGGCAGGTAGCTCATCTACACTGACGTGCAATTCACTATCCGTCGTCATGTTGCGCAAACGATTTCGCAACAGGGTTGCACGCGCGACGTGAAGTTCAATTCTCCCCAAATGATTGCGCAATAGGTCCGTAAGCGAGGTTCTGCCCTCTATCGCTCTACGGATCTCGTGAAGCGAGAAGTCAAGCTCACGTAGCGCTCGGATTTGATGTACCCGTTTGAGGCCTTCATGGTCGTACATGCGGTGACCGCCGTCGGTGCGCTCCGACGCACTTAATAAGCCGGTGTGCTCATAATGATGCAGAGTGCGTACCGTTACCCCGGTCGCCTCTGCAAGCTCGCCAATGCGCCATCGGCGCCTTCGTGGTGTAGGTTTTGTCATGGTTCTCTAATTTCAAGCCTACAACCTGACGTCGCGTGAGATTCAAGCTATTTCAACGGTCTACCTGAAAATGGCTTCGTTTCAGGCGCCAGCTAGGCGGCTCTTCTGGCGCCAGCAAGGTTGCTGTCCTCAGAGAGTCGCCTGATCAAGCAGCAGAAGCAATGGCGCCCATTAAGTTCATCAGGGACGCCAAGTGGGCCTCACCGGCTGCTGCACGTTCCAGAACAAGCGTGGCGATTGCCGTTCGATTTTCAGGAGTTCGCATCGAAGCCGGTAACGCCGCGACTGCTTCATCAAAAAGCCTTCCCAAGACCGAGAGGTCTTCCGGATCGTAGACACCACTGTATTGCTGCAACATTCGGCTCCGTGATTAACGCTAAGGCGGCCGCACGTGGCTAAGACGTTTGGCCAAAAGAAGACAGACCGCCGGCGTACAGCGACGAAGGTGCGGTATACGTTGAAGTGATGCTGTTGCGCAACACAGTCGCGCTTTGCTTCGTCTCAAGGCCGCGCAGGCGATATCGACTAACTTCTCTCGGAACTGCGAGCACCGCAGTGCCTATGTGCAGCCGAACTGGCGGGGCGAAGAAGAGGATTCTCACATTCGGTGCGCCGCTATTCTGAGCCATGGCTGCAAGAAAGCGCCGAGCCGATACGAGCAACGATCGGCAGCCAATGCTGATCCAACAACGATAGTCCAGCATTTTCTCAGCTTGGGTCCCGCTGCCTCAATATCTATCGCAAAGTGGTGGCCGCTCTTTGATCCCGTTCACAACGGATCGGACCACGGTAGATGAGACTTGGCGCGAAGCGGTAAGTGATTGGTCTGTCCGACATGCTCGCTCGCCCGCGCCTGGTATACAAAATGACAGACACGCAGACGGGCAATGCCTTCCAAATTAGTCGATGCCAGTGCGCTGAGCGCATCTGGGCCGATTCGCTAGTCCCGCCCTCCAGGCAAGTTTTGCTG
This genomic window contains:
- a CDS encoding toll/interleukin-1 receptor domain-containing protein, whose translation is MKLSRYIAVVLSKKSIGAPWVKKELDVAMNREIASGEVVVLPLLYEECELPEFLKGKLYADFSTPEEYEAVLGKLLRRLTVCSIRARPCLGGTDGSEGISWA
- a CDS encoding DUF6088 family protein, with the protein product MQRLTEQILAHAKGLPEGTPLAAKSLLHLGNRTAVDQALSRLTERGHLIRAGRGVYLRPITSRFGTRAPSVQQAVEALANQRGEVIVPSGAAAANTLGLTTQVPVRSVYLTSGRSRTMNLGKQVVELRHAPRWQLALAYKPAGEAVRALAWLGPEKAEAALKTLKRKLPPSTFSELVAAAPQLPTWLARSVGKAAHG
- a CDS encoding transposase, which gives rise to MSYDRMKKREAELAAEVDRWLKAAEAADAQEDKLYGDKRGDEMPDWVADKQKRLEKIREAKAALEAEAKAAAEAERKARAEAEERRIAEGGKKNGKTSAPPNTEPDGKAQRNFTDPESRILKTKDGYIQGYNAQAAVDGAHQIIVAQTLTSSSSDQAQLAPLLDGIRANLGTNPDEVSADAGYCSAANLRAIKRRRIEGYIANRKAEARHQVRHRGKAFKSRLADRQDEHQAQARRLPKSLPLA
- a CDS encoding transposase, which encodes MSTKLKRAGYRSRYRLRKQIVEPVFGQIKQARGFRQFLLRGIDKVKPEWALICTAHNLVKLARAA
- a CDS encoding branched-chain amino acid ABC transporter substrate-binding protein, which translates into the protein MPISRITTAASAALLSCALASTAPAADVNIAVVGPMTGSTAAFGVQMRDGATAAVDALNASGLLPGIKVILSVADDACDPKQAVAVANRLTMDQVKLVVGHFCSSSSIPASDVYAEAALIQISPGSTNPQLTERGLKTVFRICGRDDQQGLVAAEYILRHYPNKNIAVLDDKSTAGKGIADVVESRLQEAGEKVIRQSYVAGEKDYTALVSRMKRDGIQIAYIGGYYNEIGLIVRQAAEAGAGLTIMANDPLMTSDFSAIAGEAANGTLFTFMPDSTKNAQAADAVARLKSSNMSAGGYTLYAYAAVQAWADAVKRAGTFDGPRVAAALRSQPTQTVIGPVRFDTKGDNAAPGFVVYRWHNNIVETVE
- a CDS encoding MerR family transcriptional regulator, whose translation is MTKPTPRRRRWRIGELAEATGVTVRTLHHYEHTGLLSASERTDGGHRMYDHEGLKRVHQIRALRELDFSLHEIRRAIEGRTSLTDLLRNHLGRIELHVARATLLRNRLRNMTTDSELHVSVDELPATLDAMLRVEEERPQPPPCTCVMDSDREERWRKIRDELRDCVDRGEHPCSERANAVALKARLLITEIAGADSTVSMILKVLARLSAPRSMAGWDPCLMQYLDLALAALNG